In a genomic window of Styela clava chromosome 11, kaStyClav1.hap1.2, whole genome shotgun sequence:
- the LOC120346927 gene encoding uncharacterized protein LOC120346927, with amino-acid sequence MAVSVMHGCVKKKKIINFTNVGWSKSKFIESTRTWEAMISYAGVERKVALETIERCCTTKENGNVPPIRPNAGSNPCCYQCYKMN; translated from the exons atggctgtttctgtaatgcacggttgtgtgaaaaagaagaaaataatcaatttcactaatgtcggttggtctaaatctaaattcatagagtcgacaagaacctgggaagcaatgataagttatgctgGAGTGGAAaggaaagtagcattggaaacgattgagag atgctgtactacaaaagaaaacggcaatgttccaccaatccgacctaacgcaggctctaatccctgctgctatcagtgctataaaatgaattaa